In Deltaproteobacteria bacterium, the genomic stretch GGCCGCCCACGCTGGTGTCCGCGGGAAGAGGCGGCTCCACGGGCAACCACTGGCCGCTCTCGGCCACCGCGGCCTGAAGCTCGCTCACGCTCATGCCCGCCTGGGCGGTCACGGTCATGTTGGCGGGCTGGTGGTCCACCAACGCGTTGATGGAGACCAGCGAGAGGATGGCAAACGGCCGCCGCGGAGGCGCACCCAAGCCCAGATGCGCGCCGAAGCCCGCCGGCACCAGCGCGACGCCGCGTGTGGAGGCGATTTCCAGAATACGGCACACCTGCTCCGACGACCTGGGGAAGAGAACCCGCACCGGCCGGATTCCGTCGATGGTGAACCGCCCGCAATCGGCCGGCGTTCCGGCGGCCGCGTGGGACTCGCGCAGGTCGTCGTCGAAACCATCCCAGTCCGGTGCCGGATCGAGGGGAGAAGTGTGACTCATACCAATCGTCCCGAGGCGCGCCGGGTCGAGACCCGCCTCACGCTCGACGGGCGGCCTTCCCGAAACCGCGGACTTCATGATCGCCGCGGCCACAAGAAACAGCCCGACCGCGCGGCCTACATCGCCGCTTGGCGCCGCGGCGCCCGGACCTCGACCTGCTGCTCCACGGACGGGAATATCTTGTTGGGGTTGCAGCAGTCGTCGGGGTCGAACACGCCGCGCACCTCTTCCATGGTGTGCAGGTCGTCCGGCGTGAAGATCAACGGCATCAACGCCACCTTCTCCACCCCGATGCCGTGCTCGCCGGTCAGGCTGCCGCCGAGCCTCACGCACTCCCGCAGGATTTCGCGGCCGGCGGCCACCACCCGTTCGGTTTCGTCCCGGTCCCGCTCGTCGTAGAGCAGGATGGGATGGATGTTGCCGTCGCCCGCGTGGAACACGTTGCCGATGCGGAGGTCGTAGGTTTTGCCAATGGCGGCGATACGCTCCATGATCTCCGGCAACCGGTTCGGCGGCACCACGCCGTCCTGGCAGCAGAAGTTGGGCGCCAGGCGCCCCAGGGCGCCGAAGGCGCGCTTGCGGCACTTCCACAACGCCTCGCGCTCGCGGTCATCACGGGCCACCCGTATCTCGGTGGCGCGGTTAGCTTCGCAGACCTCCCTGACCTTGCCGGCGGCTCCGTCAAGGCCGGCCTCCAGTCCGTCAAGCTCGGCGATCAGTACCGCGCCGGCGTGGCGAGGGAAGCCGAAATGGAAGGCGTCCTCCACCGCCTGGATGATCAAGTGGTCGAGCATCTCCAGGGCGGCCGGGACGATGCCGCCGGCGATGATGGCGGACACCGCGGCGCTCCCGTCCGCCACGGAATCGAACACCGCCAGGAGGGTCTTGCATGCCTGGGGCACCGGCTGGAGCCTGAGAATCGCCTCGGTGACGATGCCGAAGGTGCCCTCCGAGCCGACGGTGACCCCCAGGAGATCGTATCCCGGCGCATCTTCGGTCATTCCGCCGAGACGGACGACCTCACCATCCGGAAGCACCAGCGTCACCCCGAGCACGTGGTTGGTGGTGACGCCGTACTTGAGGGTGTGCGGGCCGCCCGAGTTCTCCGCGACGTTGCCGCCGATGGAGCAGGCCATCTGGCTCGAGGGATCGGGAACGTAGTGGAGGCCGTGGGGCTTGGCCGCCCGGCTTACCCATGCATTGATCACGCCGCTTTGGACCACGGCGCGGCGGTTGGCCGGATCCAGCTCCAGGATCCGGTTCATGCGGCTCAGGCTCACCATGACCGGAGCCCCCAAGGGGAGACAGCCGCCGCTCAGTCCCGTGCCGGTGCCGCGCGGCACGAACGGCACCCCTTCACGCCGCAGCCGCTTGAGGACCGCGGCCACCTCCCCGGTGGAACGCGGCAGCACCACGATGTCCGGCGCCGACTTCTCCAGCGTGTACCCATCGCAGTCGTAGACGCTCAACTCCGTGGGGTGCGACACCACGCCGTCGCCACCCACGATGTCCTGCAACCAGCCGACGAGCCTTGAGGTTGTCATGGCGTGCCGCGCACGGAGCACGCGGCATCCTCCCGGCGCTTCGAGCGCCGTGTATCAGCCGCCGTAGAAGACCGAGTCGCCCAGGTCCTTGAGCAGGAGCGTGGCGTCATCGGCACGGCCGGAGATCTCGCCCCTCACGCCGGCCTCCACCACTTCCCCGATGAACACGGAGTGGTCGCCCTTCTCCACCGTATCCACGAGCTTGCACTCGACAAAGGCCGGCGCGTTGGCGAGCACCGGAGCGCCGGTGGCGCCCGCGGAGAACGCCTCGCCGCCGATGGTATCCCCTTCCCGCTCCAGCGACTTGAAGAACGTGAAGGCCTGGCCCTGTTGCCCCTTGCCCAGCACGTTCAGGGCAAAGCTGCCGGATTCCTTGATGATGTCGTGCGCGCCCGAGTCCGCCTTCACGCCCACCACCACCAGCGGGGGCGCGAAGGACGCCTGCGTCACCCAGTTCACCGTGGCCGCGGCCACCCGGCCATCCTTGGCCTCACCAGTCAGGATGTATAGTCCGTAGGGGATCATGCGAAGTGCGGTCTTCTTGGCATCGGCGTCCATTCTATTCCTCCTTGAATCAATCAGAAATGCCCGTTTCCCTTCACGGAAAGACGAGCCGTGGAATGAAGGCAAATTAGCAATTCCGTTGGAGGCCGTAAAGCCGGGGTTTGCCGGTTTACGAGCACGTCACGAGAGAGGGTCTGCGCGATTCGGGACTACATCCTTGGGCAGGTCCGTGCCCACCCCGAAAACATCGCGCAGATTTGCGCCGACCATTTCAACGTCTCACGCCAAGCCGTGAACAAGCATCTCGGTCGTCTTGTTGCCGACAACTACTTGACTGCGCACGGCGCGACGCGGAATCGCCGGTACTCTCTAGCTCAAAAGGGGGTTCCATTCGACCAGGTGCCGCGCTGTGCAAACGTTGAAGGATTTTTGCTAGATTCAACCTTTGAAGGCGCTAATCGAGACGAATCCATGCCACCGAGAGTACACATAGACGGCCACGCGGGCACCACGGGCCTGCGCATACGCGACTGGCTCGCGGGACGCCGGGACATCGAGCTGTCCACGCTGGACGACGACCGGCGCAAAGACGCGGCAGCGCGGCGCGCGGCCATCGAAGCGGCGGATCTGACGGTGCTGTGCCTGCCGGACGACGCGGCGCGCGAAGCAGCGCGGTGGGCGGATGGATGCGGGACGCGACTGATCGACGCCAGCACCGCCCACCGGGTCGCCGAGGGATGGACATACGGTTTGCCGGAGCTCGACGCCGGGCAGCGGGATGCTATCCGCGAGGCTCCCTGCGTGGCCAACCCGGGCTGCTACCCCTCTGCCTTCATCCTGTTGACACGGCCGCTGGTGGACGAAGGACTCGTGCCCCACGATACCCCGGTCTCGGTCCACGCCCTGTCGGGCTATTCCGGCGGTGGCCGAGGACTGATCGAGAAATGGGAGAGTCCCGAGCAGGGCTTGAGTTCCCTGCCCTACGAGGCGCCCTATGCCCTGGGGGCGCGGCACAAGCACATACCGGAGATGATAGCCTATAGCGGGCTGACCCTGGAACCGCTGTTCGTGCCCGCCGTGGGGGCGTTTCGCTGCGGCATGCGGGTCGAGGTGCCGGTTCCGCTCGGCGTGCTGCCCATGGGCGTCAACAGCACGGCCATCCTGGACTGTCTCCGGGAACGCTACGACGGCGAGTCCTTCGTCAGGGTCATCCATCATCCGGACCCGCGCGAAGCCCACGAGCGCAGCTTCGACCCGCAGGCGTGCAACGACACCAACTGCATGGAACTGCATGTGGTGCCACACCCTTCGGGGCACACCCTGCTGGTGGCCCTTCTCGACAACCTGGGCAAGGGCGCCAGCGGCGTCGCCATCCAGAACCTGAACCTGATGCTCGGCTTGCCGGAAACCGCGCACCTGCCGGACTGATTCCCCGCCCCGCCCCTGGACCCCGGATCAAGTCCGGGGTGACGTGGTGGAGGGCCGGGGTGACGCGGTGGAGGCCCGGGGTGACGTTGCAGGCCCCGAGTGACGTTTTGAGCCCTCGCGCGGCGGCGTTTTCCGAGTGTCACCTATCTCGCCACGCCTTGCCAGAGACAGGATCGCACTGGATGGTGACGCCTTCAGCGTTTTCCGAGTGTCTACTATCCCGCCACACCCTGCCAGATCAGCTTGGCCTCCATCACGATGATGAGGGTGACGATGACCCGGTTGAACCACTCCTTGCTGATGTAGCGGGTTGTCCGCATTCCCAAGGGCAGGAACAGCGCGATGGGGACGAGGGCTAGCACTCCCTGACCGAGGAGCTGCCGATCGAACAGCCCGGCCGCCAGGACGAAGAGGAAGTGCATGGTGGTGAGGCCCAGGAACATCGTCGACGCCGCGAAGATGTACGCCTCCTTCTCCAGTTGGAACGCGCGCACCCACGCGGCCACCACCGCGCTGGATATGCCGGCCGCGCCCTGGGAGACGCCGGCCAGGGCGGCGATGAGCGGCGAAAGGACACGGCCCAACCGTCCGCTGAAACGGATCTCGATGCGGAAGGCCAGCAGCACCAGGTAGGCGCCCACGCACACCGCCAGCGCCAGGGTCAGCATGCGCTCGTTGGCGGTGGCCAGGAACCAGGTGCCGCCGGCCACCCCAACGGCCCCCGCCATGGTGGCGAAGACGAGTCCCGGCACGGTGTGGAACCTGGAGCGGTAGGACCACATGACCCAGAAGTTGCTGACCATGTTGGGGATGGTGATGACGATGACGGCTTGCTGGGCGCCCAGGAAACCCGCCATGATCGGTACCGCGATGAGCGGCAGGCCCATCCCCGTGGCCCCCTTCGAGAAAGCGCCGGCGCCGAGGGCGACGAAGATGATCAGCAGGGTTTCGAGGTGCATGTCAGCAAAGGGGTTGTCAGGAACCGAACCCCGGGTCAAGCCTGGGGTGACGACTGCACGGCATCTCTTGCACTCCGAACTTCAACCGGAGTAATGTGCGGGCGTGTCAAGCCCGGGCGCAAACAAGGGCTATCCAACCGAATCGACGACGAGGAGGATATTACCATGTTGAACGCTTCGAAAAGGCTCCTTCTGTTCCTGTTCCTAGCGCTCTCATTGGCCCTGGCCGCGCCGGCGCTCGCGGCGGATGCCGGAAAGACGCTGCGGTACGCGGCCGGAAGCTTCGGCGAGGAATCCATGGATCCCACCCGCACCTCCATCAGCGCCTCGCTGGGGCTGGTAGGGCCGCTGTGGGACTGGCTCACGGAGATCGACGCCGCCGGCAAGCTCTCGCCGGGACTGGCGCTGAGCTGGGCGCCTGGGGCGGACGGCAAGTCGTGGACCTTCAAGCTGAGGCCCGGGGTCAAGTTCCACGACGGCAGCGAGA encodes the following:
- a CDS encoding FAD-binding protein, coding for MTTSRLVGWLQDIVGGDGVVSHPTELSVYDCDGYTLEKSAPDIVVLPRSTGEVAAVLKRLRREGVPFVPRGTGTGLSGGCLPLGAPVMVSLSRMNRILELDPANRRAVVQSGVINAWVSRAAKPHGLHYVPDPSSQMACSIGGNVAENSGGPHTLKYGVTTNHVLGVTLVLPDGEVVRLGGMTEDAPGYDLLGVTVGSEGTFGIVTEAILRLQPVPQACKTLLAVFDSVADGSAAVSAIIAGGIVPAALEMLDHLIIQAVEDAFHFGFPRHAGAVLIAELDGLEAGLDGAAGKVREVCEANRATEIRVARDDREREALWKCRKRAFGALGRLAPNFCCQDGVVPPNRLPEIMERIAAIGKTYDLRIGNVFHAGDGNIHPILLYDERDRDETERVVAAGREILRECVRLGGSLTGEHGIGVEKVALMPLIFTPDDLHTMEEVRGVFDPDDCCNPNKIFPSVEQQVEVRAPRRQAAM
- a CDS encoding flavin reductase family protein; translation: MDADAKKTALRMIPYGLYILTGEAKDGRVAAATVNWVTQASFAPPLVVVGVKADSGAHDIIKESGSFALNVLGKGQQGQAFTFFKSLEREGDTIGGEAFSAGATGAPVLANAPAFVECKLVDTVEKGDHSVFIGEVVEAGVRGEISGRADDATLLLKDLGDSVFYGG
- the argC gene encoding N-acetyl-gamma-glutamyl-phosphate reductase; the encoded protein is MPPRVHIDGHAGTTGLRIRDWLAGRRDIELSTLDDDRRKDAAARRAAIEAADLTVLCLPDDAAREAARWADGCGTRLIDASTAHRVAEGWTYGLPELDAGQRDAIREAPCVANPGCYPSAFILLTRPLVDEGLVPHDTPVSVHALSGYSGGGRGLIEKWESPEQGLSSLPYEAPYALGARHKHIPEMIAYSGLTLEPLFVPAVGAFRCGMRVEVPVPLGVLPMGVNSTAILDCLRERYDGESFVRVIHHPDPREAHERSFDPQACNDTNCMELHVVPHPSGHTLLVALLDNLGKGASGVAIQNLNLMLGLPETAHLPD
- a CDS encoding sulfite exporter TauE/SafE family protein — encoded protein: MHLETLLIIFVALGAGAFSKGATGMGLPLIAVPIMAGFLGAQQAVIVITIPNMVSNFWVMWSYRSRFHTVPGLVFATMAGAVGVAGGTWFLATANERMLTLALAVCVGAYLVLLAFRIEIRFSGRLGRVLSPLIAALAGVSQGAAGISSAVVAAWVRAFQLEKEAYIFAASTMFLGLTTMHFLFVLAAGLFDRQLLGQGVLALVPIALFLPLGMRTTRYISKEWFNRVIVTLIIVMEAKLIWQGVAG